From Pedobacter indicus, a single genomic window includes:
- a CDS encoding MBL fold metallo-hydrolase — protein MPLFISSLNSGSNGNCYYIANDNEAILIDVGISCREIEKRMKRLELSMTKVRAIFISHEHSDHIRGLRVLAKKYQILIYITPKTLIYSRLALEEHLIRSFKAFDIIRIGDLEVYAFPKAHDAIDPHSFLVSGEGVNIGVFTDIGEVCNQLVTNFKRCHAVFLETNYDDEMLDSGNYPFYLKHRIRGGKGHLSNKKALDLFVSHRPSYLSHVFLSHLSANNNCPLTVQNLFAEYADNVEIILAPRSQETSVYCIEATSVESTFLSPSRARQL, from the coding sequence ATGCCCTTATTTATTTCATCGCTCAATTCGGGAAGCAACGGCAATTGTTATTACATAGCAAACGATAACGAAGCAATTTTGATAGATGTGGGAATTTCTTGCCGTGAAATCGAGAAGCGAATGAAGCGATTGGAACTTTCTATGACGAAAGTAAGAGCAATCTTTATTAGTCACGAGCACTCTGATCATATTCGTGGATTGCGTGTATTGGCTAAGAAATATCAAATTTTGATTTACATTACACCCAAAACACTTATTTATAGTCGTCTTGCTCTCGAAGAGCATTTGATTAGGTCTTTTAAGGCTTTTGACATAATTAGAATAGGTGACCTAGAAGTTTATGCTTTTCCGAAGGCGCATGATGCAATTGATCCGCATAGCTTCCTAGTTTCGGGTGAAGGTGTGAACATCGGCGTATTCACGGATATCGGTGAGGTTTGCAATCAGTTGGTTACAAACTTTAAACGTTGTCATGCTGTTTTCCTGGAAACAAACTATGATGACGAAATGCTTGATAGCGGTAACTATCCTTTTTACCTAAAGCACAGGATCAGAGGGGGGAAGGGGCACTTGTCAAATAAGAAGGCACTGGACTTGTTTGTAAGTCATCGTCCTTCTTATTTAAGTCATGTATTTTTATCACATCTATCGGCCAATAATAACTGTCCTCTTACTGTTCAAAATTTATTTGCTGAATATGCAGATAACGTTGAAATTATTTTGGCTCCAAGAAGTCAAGAAACATCTGTGTATTGTATAGAGGCTACAAGTGTCGAATCTACATTTTTATCACCGAGTCGTGCACGACAACTTTAG
- a CDS encoding SAM-dependent methyltransferase — translation MKTLKNMMAIAILFIAVATVKAQDRPQLDVPYVPTNQAVVDAMLELGQVKGDDILYDLGCGDGRIVVTAAKKYGTKGTGVDIDPQRISEANANAEKANVTDKVKFIEGNLFDVDLSDATVVTLYLLPDVNIKLKPKLLKLKSGTRIVSHAFDMGDWKPEKTIQVNGSTIHYWVVP, via the coding sequence ATGAAAACACTCAAAAACATGATGGCGATTGCCATTCTATTTATCGCAGTCGCGACAGTCAAGGCTCAAGACAGACCACAACTAGATGTTCCCTATGTTCCAACTAACCAGGCGGTAGTTGACGCTATGCTCGAGTTGGGGCAGGTAAAGGGAGATGACATCCTTTATGATTTAGGATGTGGGGATGGTCGAATCGTAGTTACCGCTGCGAAAAAATATGGCACCAAGGGAACCGGAGTTGATATCGACCCCCAAAGAATCAGTGAAGCTAATGCCAATGCTGAAAAAGCAAATGTTACTGATAAAGTAAAGTTTATCGAGGGGAACCTGTTCGATGTTGACCTTAGCGATGCAACGGTAGTAACACTATATCTACTTCCCGACGTAAATATTAAACTGAAACCCAAATTATTAAAGTTAAAATCGGGAACAAGGATTGTATCACACGCATTCGATATGGGTGACTGGAAACCAGAAAAGACCATCCAGGTAAATGGTTCAACTATCCACTATTGGGTGGTACCCTAG
- a CDS encoding LLM class flavin-dependent oxidoreductase — MKKESIKDIQLSVLDLAPVLEGFTPADTFKSSLKVAQYVEELGYHRYWFAEHHNMEGVASSATAILIAHIAQGTSTIRVGSGGIMLPNHAPLIVAEQFGTLATLFPNRIDLGLGRAPGTDQLTAMALRREQRAAMEFPKNVQELQTYLSAENRHGRVRAIPGEGLDIPIWILGSSTDSAHLAAALGLPYAFASHFAPAQLHHALSIYHQNFRPSSQLKEPYTMACVNVIAADSDKEAQKLATSFKNMFLGVITGKREKLQAPVDPDDFLIDPMEEAALQQMISYTFTGTPDKIKGEIDSFIGKTQIDELMTVSYIYDLQARLHSFKLLSELKAV; from the coding sequence ATGAAGAAAGAATCCATAAAAGACATTCAACTTTCCGTACTCGACTTAGCACCAGTTTTAGAGGGTTTTACCCCTGCCGACACCTTCAAGAGTAGTTTAAAAGTAGCCCAATATGTTGAAGAGCTTGGCTATCATCGGTACTGGTTTGCCGAACATCACAATATGGAAGGTGTGGCCAGCTCAGCAACTGCGATTTTAATCGCTCATATTGCTCAGGGAACCTCCACAATTAGAGTAGGTTCTGGCGGAATCATGCTGCCAAACCATGCACCTCTTATCGTTGCCGAACAATTCGGCACCTTGGCGACCCTATTCCCTAACCGAATCGACTTAGGATTAGGGCGTGCTCCTGGTACCGATCAGTTGACTGCAATGGCCCTGCGACGAGAGCAGAGAGCTGCAATGGAATTTCCTAAGAATGTCCAAGAACTTCAAACCTATTTATCGGCTGAGAACCGTCATGGAAGAGTACGGGCAATTCCAGGAGAAGGACTGGATATTCCAATCTGGATATTAGGATCTAGTACCGACAGCGCACATTTAGCTGCCGCCCTAGGGCTACCTTACGCATTTGCCAGTCACTTCGCCCCAGCACAATTGCACCATGCCCTATCAATTTATCACCAGAACTTCCGGCCATCCTCACAGCTAAAAGAACCCTATACGATGGCTTGCGTAAACGTAATCGCAGCGGACTCGGATAAAGAGGCTCAAAAACTAGCTACTTCTTTTAAGAACATGTTCTTAGGCGTTATCACCGGCAAAAGAGAAAAGCTACAAGCACCCGTCGACCCCGACGATTTTTTAATAGATCCAATGGAAGAAGCTGCTTTACAACAAATGATTTCCTATACCTTCACCGGGACCCCTGATAAAATAAAAGGGGAAATCGATTCATTCATAGGCAAAACTCAGATCGACGAGCTCATGACGGTCTCTTATATCTATGATCTTCAAGCTAGGCTCCATTCTTTTAAGTTACTCAGCGAATTAAAAGCAGTTTAA
- a CDS encoding APC family permease has translation MEKIASSNVQDDTAHSKIKNSLSLNDAVVLIVGLVIGAGIFRTPSVVAANSSSPELFFLAWIGGGAVSLIGALCYAELTTAFPNAGGDYYFIRKAFGKKVSFLFVWSRLSVIQTGSIAILAYVFGDYLAVIFNVGALSSILYAATIVIILTAINLANIRFGTLTQKVFTTVEVGGILLVVVAGLFFTPDDAKPLQEASSGLSSGSFGLAMVFVLLTFGGWNEAAYISAETHSGSRTMAKALIVSILIITSVYLLINYTFVQVLGLENMGQSDAIASDLMYTAFGNTGSKLIGALVAVSAVTSINATIFTGARSTYALGRDYSIFAPLGKWNSQTSVPTTAFIVQAIVSLLLISLGLLTRDGFETVIEYTAPVFWFFFLLVGISIFVLRKKEPSAKRPFKVPLYPVTPILFCLTCAYLLYSSIMHTGIGALVGIAVLLVGFIPLYFQNIKNKKSIHIH, from the coding sequence ATGGAGAAAATTGCCTCTTCGAATGTCCAAGATGACACGGCACATTCGAAAATAAAAAACAGTTTAAGCTTAAATGATGCAGTTGTCCTTATCGTGGGCCTGGTAATCGGCGCCGGCATATTCAGAACCCCTTCGGTAGTAGCAGCGAACTCAAGTAGTCCAGAATTGTTTTTTCTCGCGTGGATTGGTGGCGGAGCCGTCTCCTTAATTGGCGCACTCTGTTATGCCGAATTAACAACAGCCTTTCCCAATGCCGGTGGCGACTACTATTTCATAAGAAAAGCTTTCGGTAAAAAAGTAAGTTTTCTATTTGTTTGGTCCAGACTTAGTGTAATTCAAACTGGATCAATTGCTATTCTCGCCTATGTTTTCGGAGATTACCTAGCAGTCATATTTAATGTCGGCGCTCTGTCATCCATCCTTTATGCTGCCACAATTGTCATCATTTTGACGGCAATCAACCTCGCAAATATTCGTTTTGGAACGCTGACACAAAAGGTGTTTACAACGGTAGAAGTCGGAGGAATCCTCCTCGTCGTTGTTGCCGGTCTCTTTTTTACACCTGATGATGCGAAACCCTTACAAGAAGCAAGCTCTGGACTAAGCTCCGGGTCTTTTGGACTGGCTATGGTCTTTGTACTATTAACCTTTGGTGGTTGGAATGAAGCGGCTTATATTTCAGCGGAAACCCATTCGGGAAGCAGAACAATGGCCAAAGCGCTAATTGTAAGCATATTAATCATAACATCAGTATACTTATTAATTAATTACACGTTTGTTCAGGTGCTCGGTCTTGAAAACATGGGACAATCAGACGCCATCGCCAGTGACTTAATGTATACAGCCTTTGGCAATACCGGAAGCAAACTTATTGGAGCTTTAGTTGCTGTTTCAGCCGTCACATCAATCAATGCAACAATTTTTACAGGTGCAAGAAGCACCTATGCTTTGGGAAGAGATTATTCTATATTCGCGCCTTTAGGTAAATGGAACAGCCAAACATCTGTCCCTACTACGGCATTTATTGTACAAGCTATCGTGTCACTTCTCCTTATTAGTCTCGGACTATTGACACGGGACGGATTTGAAACGGTCATTGAATACACCGCACCTGTATTTTGGTTCTTTTTCTTGCTTGTAGGCATATCTATTTTTGTACTTCGAAAGAAAGAACCCTCGGCCAAGCGACCCTTTAAAGTTCCCCTCTATCCGGTTACGCCGATTTTATTCTGCTTGACCTGCGCTTATCTCCTTTATTCAAGCATTATGCATACTGGGATTGGTGCGTTAGTCGGGATTGCGGTTTTACTAGTTGGGTTCATCCCACTTTATTTCCAAAATATAAAAAATAAAAAGTCAATCCATATTCATTAA
- a CDS encoding Dabb family protein, translating to MERRKFIKNLAATAVTGSILTGTITETMASKKEKEVIAHYVLFWLKDDLTKQEVNDFTGFFEELKSIPNIKSLHYGPPANTHQRDVVDNSFSYNLLVYFDTMEDVDTYENHPIHLAAIDKYSKNWTKVVVHDSVIKM from the coding sequence ATGGAGAGAAGAAAATTTATTAAAAACCTAGCTGCTACAGCTGTAACTGGCAGCATACTCACTGGAACAATCACAGAAACCATGGCATCCAAAAAAGAAAAAGAGGTAATTGCACACTATGTGCTTTTCTGGCTCAAAGATGATCTTACAAAACAAGAAGTAAACGACTTTACCGGATTTTTTGAAGAGTTAAAATCCATACCAAATATCAAGTCATTACACTATGGCCCTCCGGCTAACACTCATCAAAGAGATGTTGTAGACAATAGTTTTTCCTATAATCTTCTCGTATATTTCGACACCATGGAGGACGTCGATACTTATGAAAATCACCCAATTCATTTAGCGGCTATTGATAAGTACAGTAAAAATTGGACTAAAGTTGTCGTGCACGACTCGGTGATAAAAATGTAG